From a single Apium graveolens cultivar Ventura chromosome 2, ASM990537v1, whole genome shotgun sequence genomic region:
- the LOC141706550 gene encoding protein trichome birefringence-like 41 produces the protein MNMLVLPLIFICNVLVLFQQQAGAVTDVKGTKCDYYQGSWVTDNTYPLYNVSSCPFIEREFNCQKNGRPDQLYLHYRWQPHACNLLRFDGRDFLKKMRGKSIMFVGDSLSRNQWNSLVCLLHSAVPTANYTTSLTGDVATLTFTDYGVKVMRDRNVFLVDLVREKIGRVLRLDSVEQSSKLWNGIDVVVFNTWHWWNRRGPAQPWDFIRVGNKVYKDMDRLVAFEIALNTWANWMNTKFDPTKSKAFFQGISPSHYNGTDWGEPKAKTCVGQKQPMLGSTNPAGMPAALGVLKKVMAQITRPITLLDVTNLSLLRKDGHPSIYGLTGAQGMDCSHWCLAGVPDTWNQIFYNYL, from the exons ATGAACATGCTTGTGCTGCCATTAATATTCATATGTAATGTGTTGGTGTTGTTTCAGCAGCAAGCAGGAGCAGTAACAGATGTGAAAGGCACCAAATGTGATTATTATCAGGGAAGTTGGGTGACTGATAACACTTATCCTCTGTATAATGTCTCTTCATGCCCTTTCATTGAAAGAGAGTTCAACTGCCAGAAAAATGGCCGCCCTGACCAGCTCTATCTCCATTATAGATGGCAACCTCATGCTTGCAACCTGCTAAG ATTCGACGGACGAGATTTCTTGAAGAAAATGAGAGGAAAGAGCATAATGTTTGTAGGAGATTCACTGAGCAGAAACCAGTGGAATTCATTGGTGTGCTTGCTTCACTCTGCAGTCCCTACTGCCAATTACACAACTTCTTTAACCGGCGATGTTGCAACCCTCACTTTTACG GACTACGGAGTTAAAGTGATGCGAGATCGGAATGTATTTTTAGTAGATTTAGTAAGAGAGAAAATTGGAAGGGTGTTGAGGCTAGACTCAGTTGAACAGAGCAGCAAACTCTGGAATGGAATTGATGTAGTGGTGTTCAATACTTGGCATTGGTGGAACCGGAGAGGACCTGCGCAACC ATGGGATTTTATTAGAGTGGGaaacaaagtgtacaaagataTGGATAGGCTGGTTGCTTTTGAGATAGCTCTAAATACATGGGCTAATTGGATGAACACCAAGTTTGATCCTACTAAGAGCAAGGCCTTTTTTCAAGGGATTTCACCCTCTCATTACAA TGGTACGGACTGGGGAGAACCAAAGGCCAAGACTTGTGTAGGACAAAAGCAACCAATGTTGGGCTCAACAAACCCAGCAGGAATGCCAGCAGCATTAGGAGTTTTGAAAAAAGTGATGGCCCAAATAACAAGGCCCATTACATTGCTGGATGTGACTAATCTATCCTTGTTGAGAAAAGATGGACACCCATCAATTTATGGGCTTACAGGGGCCCAAGGAATGGACTGCAGTCATTGGTGTTTAGCTGGAGTTCCTGATACTTGGAACCAAATATTTTACAATTATTTGTAA